A window of the Natronomonas salina genome harbors these coding sequences:
- a CDS encoding universal stress protein, translating to MAENLFETVYVPIANPEDAEATARAVHRYADEDSEVIVTHVVEKGGGAPDKASVEQREQYAEEAYETFQNVLPEGWGTIRFETLYGHDVAETIIDGAGDAGATVIAFTPRGGSRWVHLVTGDVARNLIENSDVPVVSLPEQPTSIVLD from the coding sequence ATGGCAGAGAACCTCTTCGAGACCGTCTACGTGCCCATCGCCAACCCCGAGGACGCCGAGGCGACCGCACGAGCCGTCCACCGGTACGCCGACGAGGACTCGGAGGTGATCGTCACGCACGTCGTCGAGAAGGGCGGCGGCGCGCCCGACAAGGCCTCCGTAGAGCAACGCGAGCAGTACGCCGAAGAAGCCTACGAGACCTTCCAGAACGTGCTCCCTGAGGGGTGGGGGACGATCCGGTTCGAGACCCTGTACGGCCACGACGTCGCCGAGACGATCATCGACGGTGCCGGCGACGCGGGCGCGACGGTGATCGCGTTCACGCCCCGGGGCGGCAGCCGGTGGGTCCACCTGGTCACCGGAGACGTCGCGCGGAACCTCATCGAGAACAGCGACGTTCCGGTCGTCTCCCTCCCCGAGCAACCGACCAGCATCGTCCTGGACTAG
- a CDS encoding Lrp/AsnC family transcriptional regulator → MTYRLDEIDRRIIYELMRDARNTSAPTIADAVNVSPGTIRNRIHQLEDHGIIRGYTAGIDFEQAEGHLTNLYVCNAPISERKSLAREASVVPGVINVRELMTGRRNLHIMAVGENTEALRRVTRALSQLGIEIEDETLVEAETDSPYSSFGPEDETPGTEATDFISLAGDANVIDVTVDETAPIVGCSLEEAVRDEILDDDSLVIAIERGDEVLTPHGTTVIEPDDLVTVLSRSGRTDAVLEAFVTEASRTEQ, encoded by the coding sequence ATGACCTACCGGCTGGACGAGATCGACCGTCGCATCATCTACGAGTTGATGCGGGACGCTCGGAACACGTCGGCGCCGACCATCGCCGACGCGGTGAACGTCTCTCCCGGGACGATCCGCAACCGGATCCACCAGCTCGAGGACCACGGCATCATCCGCGGCTACACGGCCGGGATCGACTTCGAGCAGGCTGAGGGCCACCTGACGAACCTCTACGTCTGCAACGCGCCGATCTCCGAACGGAAGTCCCTCGCGAGGGAGGCCAGCGTCGTCCCGGGGGTGATCAACGTCCGCGAACTGATGACCGGCCGTCGCAACCTGCACATCATGGCGGTCGGCGAGAACACGGAGGCGCTTCGCCGCGTCACCCGCGCCCTCTCGCAGTTGGGCATCGAGATCGAGGACGAGACGCTTGTCGAGGCCGAAACGGATAGCCCCTACAGTTCGTTCGGGCCCGAGGACGAGACACCGGGCACGGAGGCGACGGATTTCATCAGTCTCGCGGGCGACGCCAACGTGATCGACGTGACGGTCGACGAGACCGCGCCCATCGTCGGGTGCTCCCTCGAGGAGGCGGTCCGGGACGAGATCCTCGACGACGATTCGCTGGTCATCGCGATCGAACGAGGCGACGAGGTGCTAACGCCACACGGGACGACGGTGATCGAACCCGACGACCTGGTGACCGTTCTCTCGCGAAGTGGACGGACGGACGCCGTGTTGGAGGCGTTCGTCACCGAAGCCTCCCGGACCGAACAGTGA
- a CDS encoding potassium channel family protein produces MYLIVVGAGDIGGPLIDIATRSGNEVVVIEQDDERADLIASEHDCLVLNADATTKETLQEAGAGQADAMISTTDQDATNIMVCLLAKELEIPAVVSVVHNPQHMALFEQIGVNTMENPQQLIAEYLYRAVARPAIVDYLRIGEQAEVFEITVTENAPIVGKTLHEAAEEGLLPKDVLVVAIEREGQDPPLTPQGDTEIHANDLLTVYSGFGADPELTDVFGHPEDRLE; encoded by the coding sequence ATGTACCTCATCGTCGTCGGGGCCGGGGATATCGGTGGCCCGCTCATCGATATCGCGACCAGGTCCGGCAACGAGGTGGTCGTCATCGAGCAGGACGACGAGCGGGCGGACCTGATCGCGAGCGAACACGACTGCCTCGTCCTCAACGCGGACGCGACGACCAAGGAGACCCTCCAGGAGGCCGGCGCCGGACAGGCCGACGCCATGATATCGACGACCGACCAGGACGCGACGAACATCATGGTGTGCCTGCTGGCGAAGGAACTCGAGATTCCCGCCGTCGTCTCCGTCGTCCACAATCCCCAGCACATGGCGCTCTTCGAGCAGATCGGCGTCAACACGATGGAGAACCCCCAGCAACTCATCGCAGAGTACCTCTACCGGGCGGTGGCCCGGCCGGCGATCGTCGACTACCTGCGGATCGGCGAGCAAGCGGAGGTCTTCGAGATCACCGTCACCGAGAACGCACCGATCGTCGGCAAGACGCTGCACGAGGCGGCAGAGGAGGGCCTCCTGCCGAAGGACGTCCTGGTCGTCGCGATCGAACGGGAGGGCCAGGATCCGCCGTTGACCCCGCAGGGGGATACGGAGATCCACGCTAACGACCTGCTGACGGTCTACTCCGGGTTCGGCGCCGACCCGGAACTCACCGACGTCTTCGGGCATCCGGAAGACAGGCTGGAGTGA
- a CDS encoding TrkH family potassium uptake protein: protein MNVDTRTVSRDVGRILRVLSLLLAASIVVVALHGEFYAIPSFALSAVIVGGLGTALSRYYRDADAPGKLEGMVTAASAWGLTGLLGGLPFLMIAWTIAIDPFPAWANTPPMDDSTAIFLSPLDAVFESMSGFTGTGLTMAAVEEQLPRSLHWWRSLTEWIGGVGVIVLTVAILARPGSGSYTLFESEARSEKIHPSVITTVQEIWKIYLGLTLASIALFLLVGMPLWDAINHGMTGISTGGFSVHADSIGHYGSPLIEYATVPVMVAGSIAFPIHYLIFKGELRNFYADLQTRWVFIWFTVGSVVLTAILFANGQYETFEETFRVALFQFVSSTSNAGFGTVAIGGGTERVWGAGATLFACLGMLTGAAAGSTVSGLKLIRVITLIKGTIWQIESVFQPKTAVRYLQIGDRRLSDEQLQREYSEATVVFILWIAFLVIGISVFLWALPPEYPLEYVVFDVMSAQSNVGLDAGITGPGMPDVTKGMLILNMWVGRLEIIPIAVLLDSVFRRLNLYKR from the coding sequence ATGAACGTCGATACACGGACGGTCAGCCGAGACGTGGGACGGATCCTGCGAGTCCTCTCGCTGCTCCTGGCCGCATCGATCGTCGTCGTCGCACTCCACGGCGAGTTCTACGCCATCCCGAGTTTCGCCCTCTCGGCGGTCATCGTCGGTGGGCTCGGCACCGCACTCTCCCGGTACTACCGGGACGCGGACGCCCCCGGCAAGCTAGAGGGGATGGTCACAGCGGCGAGTGCGTGGGGGCTCACTGGGCTCCTCGGCGGGCTTCCGTTCCTCATGATAGCGTGGACGATCGCTATCGACCCGTTTCCGGCGTGGGCGAACACGCCCCCGATGGACGACTCGACGGCCATCTTCCTGTCACCGCTGGACGCCGTCTTCGAGAGCATGAGCGGATTCACTGGCACGGGCCTGACGATGGCTGCCGTCGAGGAGCAACTGCCGCGGTCGCTCCACTGGTGGCGCTCGCTGACCGAGTGGATCGGCGGCGTCGGCGTCATCGTGCTGACGGTCGCCATCCTCGCACGGCCCGGCAGCGGTTCCTACACCCTCTTCGAGAGCGAAGCCCGCTCCGAGAAGATCCACCCGAGTGTCATCACGACCGTCCAGGAAATCTGGAAGATCTACCTCGGACTCACACTCGCCTCCATCGCGCTCTTCCTCCTGGTCGGGATGCCGCTGTGGGACGCGATCAACCACGGGATGACGGGAATCTCGACTGGCGGGTTCTCCGTCCACGCCGATTCGATCGGCCACTACGGTAGCCCGCTGATCGAATACGCCACCGTCCCGGTGATGGTCGCCGGTAGTATCGCCTTCCCGATCCACTACCTCATCTTCAAGGGGGAACTGCGGAACTTCTACGCCGACCTCCAGACCCGCTGGGTGTTCATCTGGTTCACCGTCGGCTCTGTCGTCCTGACCGCGATCCTCTTCGCGAACGGCCAGTACGAGACGTTCGAGGAGACCTTCCGGGTCGCGCTGTTCCAGTTCGTCTCCTCGACGTCGAACGCCGGTTTCGGGACGGTCGCGATCGGCGGCGGGACCGAGCGCGTCTGGGGTGCCGGCGCGACGTTGTTCGCCTGCCTGGGAATGCTAACTGGCGCCGCGGCAGGGTCGACCGTCAGCGGCCTCAAGCTCATCCGCGTCATCACGCTCATCAAGGGGACTATCTGGCAGATCGAGAGCGTCTTCCAGCCGAAGACCGCCGTCCGCTACCTCCAGATCGGCGACCGTCGACTGAGCGATGAGCAACTCCAGCGGGAATACAGCGAAGCGACCGTCGTGTTCATCCTCTGGATCGCGTTCCTCGTCATCGGGATCTCGGTCTTCCTGTGGGCGCTCCCGCCGGAATATCCCCTCGAGTACGTCGTTTTCGACGTAATGAGCGCCCAGAGTAACGTCGGGCTCGACGCCGGGATCACCGGGCCGGGGATGCCGGACGTCACGAAGGGGATGTTGATCCTCAATATGTGGGTCGGCAGACTGGAGATCATCCCGATAGCGGTGCTGCTGGATTCGGTCTTCCGCCGGCTAAACCTCTACAAGCGGTGA
- a CDS encoding amino acid permease encodes MSDEELAKDLGLVSAMTIGIGTMIGAGIFVLPGVAANAAGPVVVVSFVVGGLIAMVNALSVSELGTAMPKAGGGYYYINRSLGPLFGSIAGMGDWMGLAFASAFYCIGFGQYLAVFVGLPEVAFLNSIQVGALVAGAAFVGVNYIGAKETGGVQTVIVFVLLSILTVFAVAGFTTFDYATLVGEGLPADQSGLAPYGTGAILPGTALVFVSFLGYAKIATVAEELKNPGQNLPLAIIGSVGIVTVVYAILVTTMLGVVSWPELSEDAPVAQAAEVAFPSAIGPVGGIAAAAAGVMTIGALLATASSANASILASARINFAMGRDKIVTNWLNEIHPNYATPYRSILVTGGLIIVFIALLGRDIAVLSKAASVLHLIVYALMNVALIVFREADVPEYDPDFEVPLYPVTPILGAVLSLGLVAFMDRVEIALSGAFVAAAVLWYFLYARDKTDRQGVLSSYIRSREEELPDQVVEAADAVAPTGDEGPTVMVALANPRTESALITLAGAIAQHEGGRVLATHIITVPDQTSLATAAENRDRIDASSKSLLESAKTDAGAFDVPIETRTILSHRGIEEVFDAAQTNEADTVVMGYGGTQFAGGRAEGALDELTHDLPCDFLVLDGQELALSDVLVPTAGGPSSDLSAEVARALRETVGVDVSLLYVADDGEEGSGREFLGDWAAGHSLADAEIRVETGDVEGTIRRLGTEYSLVIVGATERGLLSRIIRGSLVFETIETLETPVLLTERPSARSLRERLLGR; translated from the coding sequence ATGAGCGACGAGGAACTCGCGAAGGACCTGGGGCTGGTCTCCGCGATGACCATCGGAATCGGGACGATGATCGGTGCCGGGATCTTCGTCCTACCCGGCGTCGCCGCCAACGCGGCCGGGCCCGTCGTCGTCGTCTCGTTCGTCGTGGGCGGCCTGATCGCGATGGTGAACGCCCTCTCCGTCTCGGAGCTCGGGACGGCGATGCCGAAGGCCGGCGGCGGGTACTACTACATCAACAGGTCGCTCGGCCCCCTGTTCGGTTCGATCGCGGGGATGGGCGACTGGATGGGCCTGGCGTTCGCCTCCGCGTTCTACTGTATCGGCTTCGGCCAGTACCTCGCCGTCTTCGTCGGGTTGCCGGAGGTGGCGTTCCTGAACTCGATCCAGGTCGGCGCGCTCGTCGCAGGTGCCGCCTTCGTCGGCGTCAACTACATCGGCGCCAAGGAGACCGGTGGCGTCCAGACGGTCATCGTCTTCGTCCTCCTCTCTATCCTCACCGTGTTCGCCGTCGCCGGGTTCACGACGTTCGACTACGCGACCCTGGTCGGTGAGGGACTGCCGGCCGACCAGAGCGGACTCGCACCGTACGGTACCGGTGCGATACTGCCGGGAACGGCGCTGGTCTTCGTCTCCTTCCTCGGCTACGCGAAGATCGCGACGGTCGCCGAGGAACTGAAGAACCCGGGCCAGAACCTCCCGCTGGCGATCATCGGGAGCGTCGGCATCGTCACCGTCGTCTACGCCATCCTGGTGACGACGATGCTCGGGGTAGTCTCGTGGCCCGAACTGAGCGAGGACGCCCCGGTCGCACAGGCCGCCGAGGTCGCCTTCCCCTCGGCCATCGGCCCGGTCGGCGGGATCGCCGCGGCGGCGGCCGGTGTCATGACCATCGGCGCCCTGCTGGCGACCGCGTCGTCGGCGAACGCGTCGATCCTCGCCTCCGCGCGGATCAACTTCGCGATGGGCCGCGACAAGATCGTCACCAACTGGCTCAACGAGATCCACCCGAACTACGCGACGCCGTACCGATCGATCCTCGTCACCGGCGGTCTCATCATCGTCTTCATCGCGCTCCTCGGCCGGGACATCGCGGTCCTCTCGAAAGCGGCCAGCGTCCTCCACCTCATCGTGTACGCGCTGATGAACGTGGCCCTGATCGTCTTCCGCGAGGCCGACGTCCCCGAGTACGACCCGGACTTCGAGGTGCCGCTGTACCCCGTCACCCCGATTCTCGGCGCCGTGCTGTCGCTCGGCCTCGTCGCGTTCATGGACCGGGTGGAGATCGCATTGTCGGGTGCCTTCGTCGCTGCGGCCGTCCTCTGGTACTTCCTGTACGCCCGCGACAAGACCGACCGGCAGGGCGTCCTCTCGAGTTACATCCGGAGCCGGGAGGAGGAACTCCCGGACCAGGTCGTCGAGGCCGCCGACGCCGTCGCGCCGACCGGCGACGAGGGGCCGACCGTCATGGTCGCGCTGGCGAACCCGCGGACCGAGAGCGCGCTCATCACCCTCGCCGGTGCCATCGCCCAGCACGAGGGCGGTCGGGTGCTCGCGACCCACATCATCACCGTGCCAGACCAGACGTCGCTGGCGACCGCCGCGGAGAACAGAGACCGGATCGACGCCTCCTCGAAGTCCCTCCTCGAATCGGCGAAGACCGACGCCGGAGCGTTCGACGTGCCGATCGAGACGCGGACCATCCTCTCCCATCGGGGGATCGAGGAGGTGTTCGACGCAGCCCAGACGAACGAGGCGGACACCGTCGTGATGGGGTACGGCGGGACGCAGTTCGCCGGCGGTCGCGCCGAGGGTGCACTCGACGAGCTCACGCACGACCTCCCGTGTGACTTCCTCGTCCTGGACGGCCAGGAACTCGCCCTCTCCGACGTCCTCGTGCCGACCGCTGGCGGGCCGTCCTCGGACCTCTCCGCCGAGGTCGCACGGGCGTTACGGGAGACCGTCGGCGTGGACGTCTCGCTGCTGTACGTCGCCGACGATGGCGAGGAGGGGAGCGGTCGCGAGTTCCTCGGCGACTGGGCTGCCGGTCACAGCCTGGCAGACGCGGAGATACGCGTCGAGACGGGGGACGTCGAGGGAACGATCCGACGGCTCGGAACCGAGTACAGTCTAGTGATCGTCGGGGCGACGGAACGCGGCCTCCTGTCCCGCATCATCCGTGGATCGCTCGTGTTCGAGACGATCGAGACCCTCGAGACGCCGGTCCTCCTGACCGAACGGCCGTCCGCTCGGTCGCTCCGGGAACGGCTCCTCGGCCGGTGA